A region of the Stieleria neptunia genome:
ATTTGAAGTCGTGGACGAATCCGCTCTCGCATCGTTCTCCTTTGCCAAGTACCTGATGTGGAAGGACCTGGTCGACCGCAGTGACCAGCTGGAAAAGAACCGTGTCGTTCGTCACCTGGTCCGCAATCCTGAAATCGCTTTTCAGCCCGAGGTGGAAACGTCGATTCCAAACCAAGACGAAATGGACGGGCGTTTTGAACCGCGTGAATTGATTCACCCGTTGGATGCCGATTCGTCACAGTTGGCCGCCGTGATGGCCGCGGCCCAAGGTCACGATTTTGTGCTGGTCGGTCCGCCGGGGACGGGAAAAAGTCAAACCATCGCCAACATGATCGCCCAATGTTTGGCGAGCGGAAAAACGGTCTTGTTCGTCGCCGAGAAAACAGCCGCCTTGGACGTCGTCCAACGTCGTTTGGAACAAAACGGTCTGGGTGATTTTTGCGTCGAACTGCACAGCAACAAAGCCGAGCGCAAACGTTTCTTGCGTCAACTGGATCAGGCCTGGCAAAAGGGCGGAATCAAACGTCGCACGTCTTGGAAAAAGATCAACGAAGATCTGCAACTCTCACGCGACCAGCTCAACGCCTACGTCCGGTCACTTCATCGCCAGGCATCCAACGGCTGGACCGCCTACCAAGCCATCGGGGTCTCCGTCGCCGGCCAGTCGCTCGAAACCGCCGAGTTGTCTTGGCCCGACCATGATCAACATGACCAGCACGCCTATCGGCATCTGGAAACGTTGGCCCATCAAATCTCGCTCCACTACGCCGCCGTCATCGACATGGACCCGCTCGACGCGGTCACGAGAACCGAGTGGTCGATGCAGTGGGAACGAGAACTGCTTGATCAATGCAAGACATTGATCGAAACCATCGATGACTTCCGGCCAGAATTGCGGCGTTTTTGCGCCGCGCTAGGGCTGCAGGAAACGACGCAACCGGCCGACGCATCACTGTCGACCCTACGCAATTTGCATCGGCTGGCGATCGAGCTGGCCGACACGGTCAACGATGACTTCCGCACGGTCTTTGACGACCAGTTGGATGACTTGCCCGAACACCTCAATGAGTTGGACGATGCGATCAACGCCTTTGATCGCGCCGCCGCCGAGTGCGCCCTGACCTTCGACGACGACGACTTGCGACGCATCCCCGTCGACCAACTGGAACAGGACTGGAACACCGCCGTCGCATCGTACTGGCCGATGTCGTACCTGCGAAAACGGGCCGTCATCAAGTCGCTGCAGAGTGTTGCCAAGCTGGGCGTTGCCGATCCGCCAAACGATTTCACGCCCATCCGCGAAATGCAACGCGCCATCACGCGAATCGACCGGAACCCGCTTGCCAGCCGCGACCACCTCTGGCAACACCGACATTCGGCAACCGCATCGATCGGCCAGCACCTGCAACGTTGTCAGGACTTGCTGCAAACCATTCGTCGGATTGCCAAGCCAGACGCGGAATCGGCTTCACAGTTCGAGACACTGCGTCAGACGCTGGAACCCTTTTTGCGCAAGCGTTCTTCGGACACTCCGCTGTTTGAAGTCGTGAAACAATACGCGGACGACTTTATTGCCTTCGATACCGCGGCGGGCCGATTCGAACACGTCGCCGGAAGTCGCGCGCACCCCATCGAATCGACCCACTGCTTGACCGCATCTGTCGAGATGGCGGCACGGATCCAAGCCAACCGCACCAAATTGCAACGCTGGACGGCATGGCAATCCGTCCGCGGACGGGCGTGCGAAGTCGGCCTGGAACCCATCGTCTCCGCGACGGAAGAGGGCATGATTCCTTGTCACGACGTCGCCGAACGCTTTCGCCTGGCGTACGTCCGCTGGTGGCTGCCGCGCGTGATTGATTCCGATGACGTGCTACGCGAGTTCCAGCGATTCCAGCACGAGAACACGATCCGTGAATTTGTCGAACTGGATGCCAAGGCCCGCAGTGCCGCTGCAGGTCGGGTGCGAAAATCGGTGGCCCATCGATTGCCCGATCAAAGCGAAGTGCCGCGCAAGTCCGAACTGGGGCTGCTCCGCCACCAAATCGGTTTGAAACGTCCCAGCAAATCGATCCGGGAACTCGTTTCGATGATGCCCGAGCACTTCGCCTCGCTGGCCCCGTGCCTGTTGATGTCACCGCTTTCGATCGCCCAGTATTTGCCCGCCGATCAACCGCCCTTTGATGTCGTGATCTTTGATGAAGCGTCCCAGATTACAACCTGGGATGCGATCGGAGCGATCGCCCGTGGCCGCCAAACCATCATCGTCGGAGACCCGAACCAGTTGCCGCCGACCAATTTCTTTGGCAAATCCAACGATGACGAAGACGACGAAGACCTGGAGGACTACGAGCGTGATTTGGAGAGCATTCTCGACGAGGCGAAAGCGTCCGGGTTGCCGACGTTGCAATTGAATTGGCACTACCGCAGTCGCCACGAATCGCTGATCGCGTTCTCCAATCATCACTATTACGACAACAAACTGGTCACGTTTCCTTCGCCCGAAACGACCGACAGCGCCGTCACGCTGCGTCACCTGCCGGATTCGCAGTACGACCGCGGCAAGACACGCACCAACCCGATCGAAGCCGAAGCGATCGTCGCCGAGTCCGTCGCCCGCATGAAACAATGGTTGGAATTGCCTGAACCGGACCGCAAGACGCTCGGCGTGGTCACGTTCAATAGCCAACAACAAACGTTGATCCAGGATTTGTTTGACCAGGCCCAACGCGACGATCCATCGCTGGAATGGTTCTTCAGCGACGATCGAATCGAACCCACCGTCGTCAAGAACCTGGAAAACGTTCAGGGCGATGAGCGGGACTTGATGCTGTTTTCGATCACGTTCGGTCCGGGGAAATCCGGCAAAGTTCCGTTGACCTTCGGGGCACTCAACCGTGATGGTGGAGAGCGACGCTTGAATGTCGCCGTGACCCGTGCCCGCCAAGAGTTGATTGTTTTCTCGTCGTTTAAAGCCGATCAACTGCCCGCGGAGAATTCGAAATCGCGCGGCGTGCGGGACCTGAAGTCGTTCTTGGCGTTTGCCGAAAAAGGCGCCGCGGAATTTCATCGCCCGGAACCGGAATCCGACGCGACGCCGAAGTTCGGATCGGCATTGGAGGCGGCGATTGCCGATCGGCTGCACTCACGCGGCTGGGACGTGACCCCGCAGGTCGGCGTTTCAGTTTTTCGTATCGCGTTGGCGATC
Encoded here:
- a CDS encoding DUF4011 domain-containing protein, producing MTPSSTDPASSLDVSDDDFHHTDGATSIDFELSSSVNFASHQNSVPVLRQLRVRNRSQSPLTELRLKLDSEPGFIKPKTWIIDRIDADTTLTVDGNDIHLDAGYLNRLNEAERGEIRFTLCDANTILCQRDADLRILARDEWGGVSAMGELLSAFVMPNDPAVAGLLKQAGEILAGHGFSPSLDGYQSRDPKRAHLLVSALWSAVADKQLTYANPPKSFESRGQKTRPPSTVLRDSLATCLDSSLLFASAIEAAGLHPIIVMKHDHCFAGAWLVETSFGQLIQPDCCEVRKAIAAGELIVFETTLVTHRPARSFDEAIKAGLQQLAESDEDRFVAAIDVERARMVKIQPLPSTNAESEIRPETKDAPSAPRLSLPPSVPSPTDEPIEPKPITPEGRIDRWHRKLLDLTLRNRLLNFKSTKQTIPFLCPEVSKLEDRLSSGKKLKLVSLPDANVAAGRDTAHHQKTNLEDLELEYANAALARNEVCATIGGEELAKRLVTLYRSSRNDLAEGGSNTLYLAVGFLRWKERPSDSRSFRAPLLLVPAKLLRRNANSAYRLAHHEDDVRFNATLIQKLKRDFNCDLSRFESALPTDKNGVDVQQVFDTVRRAIRELPGFEVVDESALASFSFAKYLMWKDLVDRSDQLEKNRVVRHLVRNPEIAFQPEVETSIPNQDEMDGRFEPRELIHPLDADSSQLAAVMAAAQGHDFVLVGPPGTGKSQTIANMIAQCLASGKTVLFVAEKTAALDVVQRRLEQNGLGDFCVELHSNKAERKRFLRQLDQAWQKGGIKRRTSWKKINEDLQLSRDQLNAYVRSLHRQASNGWTAYQAIGVSVAGQSLETAELSWPDHDQHDQHAYRHLETLAHQISLHYAAVIDMDPLDAVTRTEWSMQWERELLDQCKTLIETIDDFRPELRRFCAALGLQETTQPADASLSTLRNLHRLAIELADTVNDDFRTVFDDQLDDLPEHLNELDDAINAFDRAAAECALTFDDDDLRRIPVDQLEQDWNTAVASYWPMSYLRKRAVIKSLQSVAKLGVADPPNDFTPIREMQRAITRIDRNPLASRDHLWQHRHSATASIGQHLQRCQDLLQTIRRIAKPDAESASQFETLRQTLEPFLRKRSSDTPLFEVVKQYADDFIAFDTAAGRFEHVAGSRAHPIESTHCLTASVEMAARIQANRTKLQRWTAWQSVRGRACEVGLEPIVSATEEGMIPCHDVAERFRLAYVRWWLPRVIDSDDVLREFQRFQHENTIREFVELDAKARSAAAGRVRKSVAHRLPDQSEVPRKSELGLLRHQIGLKRPSKSIRELVSMMPEHFASLAPCLLMSPLSIAQYLPADQPPFDVVIFDEASQITTWDAIGAIARGRQTIIVGDPNQLPPTNFFGKSNDDEDDEDLEDYERDLESILDEAKASGLPTLQLNWHYRSRHESLIAFSNHHYYDNKLVTFPSPETTDSAVTLRHLPDSQYDRGKTRTNPIEAEAIVAESVARMKQWLELPEPDRKTLGVVTFNSQQQTLIQDLFDQAQRDDPSLEWFFSDDRIEPTVVKNLENVQGDERDLMLFSITFGPGKSGKVPLTFGALNRDGGERRLNVAVTRARQELIVFSSFKADQLPAENSKSRGVRDLKSFLAFAEKGAAEFHRPEPESDATPKFGSALEAAIADRLHSRGWDVTPQVGVSVFRIALAIRDPHDKRTYLAGIECDGATYRNSATARDRDKTRQWVLENLGWNIVRVWSRDWWYDPDGATDRLDQELRDLLTRRQSNGSPID